A stretch of the Papaver somniferum cultivar HN1 chromosome 6, ASM357369v1, whole genome shotgun sequence genome encodes the following:
- the LOC113287985 gene encoding B-cell receptor-associated protein 31-like — translation MIHLLFTVIGCEMILIVLLLFKTPLRKLVIMGLDRVKRGRGPVMVKTVAGTVFLVLVSSVYSIMNIQERSVEGGIVNPTDQVLMAKHLLEASIMGFSLFLAWMTDRLHHYIRELRLLRKSMEAVKKQSRGFDDAKNGASEEAKAMEEELTSLKAKVKKLESECETKKKDVKAAEANAEALRKQSEGFLLEYDRLLEDNQNLREQLQSLDRGLSYSDSKKNP, via the exons atgatTCATCTTTTGTTTACAGTGATCGGTTGtgagatgattctgattgtgcTTTTGTTGTTTAAAACCCCATTAAGGAAATTAGTAATAATGGGTCTAGATCGTGTGAAACGTGGTCGTGGACCTGTTATGGTGAAAACTGTTGCAGGAACTGTTTTCTTGGTGTTGGTTTCAAGTGTTTATAGTATTATGAATATTCAGGAACGTTCTGTTGAAGGTGGTATTGTTAATCCTACAGATCAGGTCTTAATGGCTAAACATCTTCTGGAAGCTTCCATTATGG GATTCTCTCTTTTCCTCGCATGGATGACAGATCGTCTGCACCATTACATCAGGGAACTCCGCCTGTTAAGGAAAAGCATGGAGGCTGTGAAGAAACAAAGCAGAGGTTTTGATGACGCAAAGAATGGAGCTTCAGAGGAAGCGAAAGCCATGGAGGAAGAGCTCACCAGTTTGAAGGCGAAAGTTAAGAAGTTGGAATCCGAGTGTGAGACAAAGAAAAAGGATGTTAAAGCAGCAGAAGCAAACGCAGAGGCTTTGAGGAAGCAATCAGAAGGGTTCCTTCTCGAGTATGACAGGCTGTTGGAAGACAATCAGAACCTCAGGGAGCAATTACAGTCACTGGATCGTGGTTTGTCATATTCTGATTCCAAGAAGAACCCGTAG
- the LOC113287984 gene encoding S-type anion channel SLAH1-like: MGMTEFQSEIKLEIDDPPTIITKDTCNRTETTTTISDDEGHKNEHSFSWILTRVHAGYFRITLSLCSQALLWKSLLDSSDMLLPHMLKPLSRAFILLWSVSLFTLLSLSLLYMLRCCFHFKMVKAEFLHHVGVNYLFAPFISWLLLLQSSPFIAPKSISYFLLWCVFVMPLLILDVKIYGQWFTKGKRYLSVAANPTSQISVIGNLVGARSAAEMGWNEGAVCLFSLGIIHYLVLFVTLYQRLTGNNNGIPALLRPVFFLFIAAPSMASLTWDSVSGSFGTPSKMLFFLSVFLFTSLVCRPTLFKKSMKKFSVTWWAYSYPLTVLAMASMEYAREVKGGVPDALMFTLLGLSVLVFLALIIFTAFNSNKLLTNHDSITYNCISKNNVQTSCDENLY, from the exons ATGGGTATGACAGAATTTCAATCGGAAATAAAGCTCGAAATCGATGATCCCCCAACAATAATCACCAAAGATACTTGTAATAGAACTGAAACTACCACTACAATATCTGATGACGAAGGCCATAAAAATGAGCATTCATTTTCATGGATACTAACAAGAGTTCATGCTGGATACTTCAGAATTACTCTTTCACTGTGTAGCCAAGCTTTATTGTGGAAATCTCTTCTCGATTCGTCAGATATGCTTCTTCCACATATGCTGAAACCATTATCAAGAGCATTCATACTTCTATGGTCTGTTTCTCTGTTCACACTACTTAGTTTGTCACTTCTCTACATGCTAAGATGTTGTTTTCACTTCAAAATGGTGAAAGCCGAATTCTTACATCATGTGGGTGTTAATTACTTATTTGCTCCATTTATTTCTTGGCTGCTTTTACTTCAATCTTCACCTTTCATTGCACCCAAGAGCATCTCCTACTTCTTACTATGGTGTGTTTTTGTGATGCCACTTTTGATCCTTGATGTAAAAATCTATGGTCAATGGTTCACCAAAGGAAAGAGATATTTATCAGTGGCAGCGAATCCGACGAGTCAGATATCAGTGATTGGCAACTTGGTAGGTGCTAGATCGGCAGCTGAGATGGGTTGGAATGAGGGTGCAGTTTGTTTGTTCTCATTAGGGATCATACATTATTTGGTTCTGTTTGTAACATTGTATCAGAGGTTGACCGGGAACAATAACGGAATACCAGCTTTGTTGAGACCCGTTTTTTTCTTGTTCATAGCTGCTCCTAGCATGGCAAGCTTGACTTGGGATTCTGTCTCTGGGAGTTTTGGCACTCCTTCAAAGATGCTCTTCTTTCTCTCAGTTTTCCTTTTCACTTCCCTG GTATGTAGGCCAACTTTGTTCAAGAAGTCGATGAAGAAATTCAGTGTAACATGGTGGGCATACTCGTATCCATTAACAGTACTAGCAATGGCTTCCATGGAGTATGCCAGAGAGGTGAAAGGCGGTGTACCTGATGCCCTCATGTTCACCTTGTTGGGTCTATCTGTTCTTGTTTTCCTGGCCTTGATCATATTTACTGCATTCAACAGTAATAAACTGTTAACTAATCATGATTCCATTACGTACAACTGCATCAGTAAGAACAATGTTCAGACAAGCTGTGATGAGAATCTATATTGA